In the Pseudanabaena sp. PCC 7367 genome, one interval contains:
- a CDS encoding SMI1/KNR4 family protein: protein MSELTDALERIENWLVANAPKIAEGFEPGISREEIDRLLAKYKFIHQFPEELYEFYGWHNGAKYSVVPYYSNFFSLERALHPWSSWGFHKVQEHEEIEEDEPDIWNWKSQHLRIMDLEGDEVCAVDVVAPRCPIWRIDIESDKILYNSLTSYMQAYAECYEAGGYSYDSEEGLWEEDKEIVESIQLKYGCTDIDFESLSAEIDVDFQLQMLEQYTSLLPGMAPRLEGMRQELEKMKLERDPASDD, encoded by the coding sequence ATGTCTGAATTAACTGATGCCCTGGAACGGATCGAAAACTGGTTAGTCGCAAACGCTCCCAAAATTGCTGAAGGTTTTGAGCCAGGGATTAGCCGTGAGGAAATCGATCGCCTCTTGGCTAAATACAAGTTTATTCATCAATTTCCAGAAGAATTATATGAGTTTTATGGATGGCATAATGGAGCTAAATACTCCGTAGTACCTTACTATAGTAATTTTTTCTCCCTTGAAAGAGCTCTACATCCTTGGAGTAGCTGGGGTTTTCATAAAGTACAGGAACATGAGGAGATTGAAGAGGATGAGCCTGATATCTGGAACTGGAAAAGTCAACATCTGAGAATTATGGATCTTGAAGGTGATGAAGTCTGTGCAGTCGATGTTGTCGCACCTAGATGCCCAATATGGAGAATTGACATAGAATCAGACAAAATACTTTACAATTCGCTTACAAGCTACATGCAAGCCTATGCTGAATGCTATGAAGCAGGAGGATACAGCTATGATTCAGAAGAAGGATTATGGGAAGAGGACAAGGAGATAGTCGAATCAATTCAGTTGAAATATGGTTGCACAGACATAGATTTTGAATCTCTTTCGGCTGAGATTGATGTAGATTTTCAGTTACAGATGCTTGAGCAATATACCAGCTTGCTTCCAGGAATGGCTCCGAGATTAGAAGGAATGAGGCAAGAACTTGAGAAAATGAAGTTAGAGCGCGATCCTGCTTCCGACGATTAG
- a CDS encoding GNAT family N-acetyltransferase, translating into MPGQDTQENTQGNTQDFTIRAAIQADAEAIFNLIKALAEYEKLSHAVTGNVESLAAHLFGDRPCAEAIVVELEQAIVGFALFFTNYSTFLTKPGIYLEDLFVLPSHRGKGLGKALLLEVAAIATRRDCGRMEWSVLDWNEPAIAFYEHIGATVLPDWRICRIMGDRLGEIVS; encoded by the coding sequence ATGCCAGGACAAGATACCCAGGAAAATACCCAAGGAAATACGCAAGATTTTACGATCAGAGCTGCTATCCAGGCTGATGCAGAGGCTATTTTTAACTTAATCAAGGCGTTGGCGGAATACGAAAAGCTGAGCCATGCGGTGACTGGTAATGTTGAATCTCTGGCGGCGCATTTGTTTGGCGATCGCCCCTGTGCCGAAGCGATCGTGGTGGAATTGGAGCAAGCGATCGTAGGGTTTGCGCTATTTTTTACCAATTACTCGACTTTTTTGACCAAGCCGGGGATTTATCTGGAAGATTTGTTTGTGTTGCCGAGCCATCGGGGCAAGGGATTGGGTAAGGCGCTATTGCTGGAGGTGGCAGCGATCGCAACGAGGCGGGATTGTGGCCGGATGGAATGGTCGGTGCTGGATTGGAATGAACCGGCGATCGCGTTTTATGAACACATTGGTGCGACGGTGTTACCAGATTGGCGGATCTGTCGGATCATGGGCGATCGTTTAGGGGAAATTGTTTCTTAA